Proteins co-encoded in one Prescottella sp. R16 genomic window:
- the pnuC gene encoding nicotinamide riboside transporter PnuC, which produces MIDFLNATALTAFGAPTSWAEVLGFVTGAWCVWLVGRQSVWNWPIGIANNLAWILLFATAGLFADSALQIVYIALAVWGWRNWMHGRAGDTLAVSGTTATEWGWLAAAGIAGTGALTLLLDTATSSTVPFWDAVTTVLSLLATWGQATKRWESWLLWITADLIYIPLYLHKGLTLTALLYTGFLLLCIRGLFAWRRSLADERALVAVP; this is translated from the coding sequence ATGATCGATTTCCTGAACGCGACGGCGTTGACCGCATTCGGTGCGCCGACGAGCTGGGCGGAGGTACTGGGCTTCGTGACCGGCGCCTGGTGCGTGTGGTTGGTGGGTCGGCAGTCGGTGTGGAACTGGCCGATCGGCATCGCCAACAACCTGGCGTGGATTCTGCTGTTCGCCACCGCCGGCCTGTTCGCGGACTCGGCGCTGCAGATCGTCTACATCGCGCTCGCGGTGTGGGGGTGGCGCAACTGGATGCACGGCCGCGCCGGGGACACCCTCGCGGTCAGCGGCACGACCGCAACCGAATGGGGGTGGCTGGCCGCTGCCGGCATCGCCGGAACCGGTGCGCTGACACTGCTTCTCGATACCGCGACGTCGTCGACGGTGCCGTTCTGGGATGCCGTCACCACCGTGCTGTCGCTGCTCGCGACCTGGGGTCAGGCCACCAAGCGGTGGGAGTCGTGGCTGCTGTGGATCACAGCCGACCTGATCTACATTCCGCTGTACCTGCACAAGGGGCTCACGCTCACCGCCCTGCTCTACACGGGATTCCTGTTGCTGTGCATCCGCGGTCTGTTCGCGTGGCGCCGCAGCCTCGCCGACGAGCGCGCACTGGTGGCGGTCCCGTGA
- a CDS encoding FAD-binding oxidoreductase produces MTTVDPTVLDQLIAALPAGAVLTDPDMTAGYRQDWAADPNAGVPLAVVRATCTEDVQAVMRWASEHRVPVVPRGAGSGLSGGSSAVDGGIVLSTERMRAITIDPVARVAVTEPGLLNAEVKKAAAEHGLWYPPDPSSYEICSIGGNAATNAGGLCCVKYGVTTDYVLGMRVVLADGTAVRLGGPLLKDVAGLSLTKLFVGSEGTLGIITELTLQLIPAQPPASTVVASFPSVEAAADAVLAITTVMRPAMLEFMDHASINAVEDSLRMGLDRNARALLLAQSDAPGAAGEREIETIVDACEKNGATEVFATDDPAEGEAFTAARRAVFPAVQALGSLLLEDVGVPMQQLPALISGVEAIAEDCDVLICTVAHAGDGNTHPLIVFDPTDPDMTDRAHIAFNRVMGLAIALDGTITGEHGVGRLKKDFLPAQLGDDVMELNRRIKSALDPQGILNPGAMLG; encoded by the coding sequence ATGACGACGGTGGATCCGACTGTTCTCGACCAACTCATCGCCGCGCTGCCCGCCGGCGCCGTCCTCACCGATCCGGACATGACGGCCGGTTACCGGCAGGACTGGGCCGCCGATCCGAACGCGGGCGTCCCACTCGCGGTGGTGCGTGCGACCTGTACCGAGGATGTGCAAGCGGTGATGCGGTGGGCGTCGGAGCACCGGGTGCCGGTGGTGCCGCGCGGCGCCGGATCGGGTCTGTCGGGCGGGTCGAGTGCCGTGGACGGCGGCATCGTCCTGAGCACCGAACGGATGCGGGCGATCACCATCGACCCGGTCGCGCGGGTCGCCGTCACCGAACCCGGCCTGCTCAACGCGGAGGTGAAGAAGGCGGCCGCCGAGCACGGGCTGTGGTATCCGCCGGATCCGTCGTCGTACGAGATCTGCTCGATCGGCGGCAACGCCGCCACCAATGCGGGCGGGCTGTGCTGCGTCAAATACGGGGTGACGACCGACTACGTGCTCGGCATGCGGGTGGTCCTCGCCGACGGCACCGCCGTCCGACTGGGCGGTCCACTGCTCAAGGACGTCGCCGGGCTGTCGCTGACGAAACTGTTCGTCGGCAGCGAGGGCACGCTCGGGATCATCACCGAGCTCACGCTGCAGCTCATTCCCGCGCAGCCGCCGGCATCGACGGTGGTCGCGTCGTTCCCGTCGGTGGAGGCAGCCGCCGACGCGGTGCTGGCGATCACGACGGTGATGCGTCCGGCAATGCTCGAATTCATGGACCACGCCAGCATCAACGCCGTCGAGGACTCGCTGCGCATGGGCCTGGACCGCAACGCCCGCGCACTGCTGCTCGCCCAGTCCGACGCGCCCGGCGCGGCCGGGGAACGGGAGATCGAGACGATCGTCGACGCCTGCGAAAAGAACGGTGCGACAGAGGTGTTCGCCACCGACGACCCCGCCGAAGGCGAAGCGTTCACCGCAGCCCGGCGGGCCGTGTTCCCGGCGGTGCAGGCACTCGGTTCGCTACTGCTCGAGGACGTGGGTGTGCCGATGCAGCAGCTGCCCGCCCTCATCTCCGGCGTCGAAGCGATCGCCGAGGACTGCGACGTCCTCATCTGCACCGTCGCGCACGCCGGCGACGGCAACACCCATCCGCTGATCGTGTTCGACCCCACCGACCCCGATATGACCGACCGCGCCCACATCGCGTTCAACCGCGTCATGGGTCTCGCAATCGCGTTGGACGGCACCATCACCGGCGAGCACGGCGTCGGACGCCTCAAAAAAGACTTCCTGCCCGCGCAGCTCGGCGACGACGTGATGGAGTTGAACCGGCGCATCAAGAGCGCACTCGATCCACAGGGGATCCTCAACCCGGGGGCGATGCTGGGCTGA
- a CDS encoding DUF3558 domain-containing protein, which translates to MRGTVVVAAIGAALLLAGCGAGSVTGRADAEGTVAGEPAFSPCDDIPDSALIELGLDPGKADRDFSGVQYPGWNRCRWPGSDHSVSVLAGTQSVDEIRRGSNAVDVADHDLDGRAVLTYRDPGDVRRERCNVAIRAGDGTAIVRVSVYNVDAGPEPCSTALQAAATLSPSIPE; encoded by the coding sequence ATGCGCGGAACAGTCGTGGTCGCGGCAATCGGTGCCGCACTCCTGCTCGCCGGCTGCGGAGCCGGCAGCGTCACCGGTCGAGCCGACGCCGAAGGGACAGTGGCCGGGGAACCGGCGTTCAGTCCGTGCGACGACATCCCGGACAGTGCCCTGATCGAGTTGGGGCTCGATCCGGGGAAAGCGGACCGCGACTTCAGCGGTGTGCAGTACCCCGGCTGGAACCGGTGTCGCTGGCCTGGCAGTGATCACTCGGTGTCCGTTCTGGCGGGGACGCAGTCGGTCGACGAAATCAGGCGGGGAAGTAACGCCGTCGACGTTGCCGATCACGATCTCGATGGGCGCGCAGTACTGACCTATCGTGACCCGGGCGACGTGCGAAGGGAACGATGCAACGTCGCGATACGCGCAGGGGACGGAACGGCCATCGTGCGAGTGAGTGTCTACAACGTGGACGCCGGCCCCGAACCATGTTCGACGGCATTGCAGGCAGCTGCCACCCTGAGCCCGAGCATTCCGGAATAG
- a CDS encoding WXG100 family type VII secretion target yields the protein MPSLPEVRSWNTAVLSDAAARTSTADTRFVDELTGMSRSVESLHENWSGSAYDAARDRVDAEHTAGQSLSNEVRDLAAILDGAATRLYWARDAALARVEAAHADGCTVLDDWTVVGDVPLEVLDVHRVAVVEAAESLAREDTSVARLIEEAAQRIRACGDQIGSGGDPSEPILDGAARLGHGDGSVLATAARAGDGAALDRIASQLPVQGLTSTELETLASGGRVDTLPQSVRDYYTELYRAAGKDGILALGDHLRMQEAGGDPGAGPALNSLANGLMVVSNENVGSGVDENGALRSPGSYDQLPADLRELISTRTHGADANAIHYPRDVGALADEYRFHEDSRRLGALLKEAEPGYVPGTELARELTRQASNLAEGTALSGTAPELVEQPMRDYLEVSERNPEAITQLLTGEGSEQVPLDSGYNAADTMTPLLHFDWNDDRGAPDLFGWIGENAVPGPDVSVEQSEQAGRAATGLISLLTGDATGGFESMMNLPGQDGRSLGEVNPALTQQIAQSVTPYLGNIADGPETRTHGFDREAAVGEGGDIRSIRLATLMNTDTTASALFNGAIIERTNDYAGRFGELHGESTVIRYQLGEASGRLLGYMDQGLRAEAYDRGLDDTAAAEQAAGRTKLAIDVATKTIVGLGGPATIPLDVASSVVQAGMETEKLIIPEEATRINAGDLATQRAYRMLEAVAAKDPSMLDGTDGRSAIPEILRNDQGIRPLADIMADPENQRITTTLRTSVEEFLHRRGLEIQRFDLPLNSARDNQSDYITDEASYRSRILKGPTQ from the coding sequence ATGCCGTCGCTGCCGGAGGTCCGGTCCTGGAACACCGCCGTGCTGTCCGACGCCGCCGCCCGCACGAGCACCGCCGACACCCGCTTCGTCGACGAGCTGACCGGGATGTCGCGGTCCGTGGAGAGCCTGCACGAGAACTGGTCGGGATCCGCCTACGACGCCGCCCGCGACCGAGTCGATGCGGAACATACTGCTGGACAGTCCCTCTCGAACGAGGTTCGCGATCTGGCCGCGATCCTCGACGGTGCGGCCACGCGGCTGTACTGGGCGCGTGACGCCGCGCTGGCGCGGGTGGAGGCCGCGCATGCCGACGGCTGCACCGTGCTCGACGACTGGACCGTTGTCGGCGACGTGCCCCTCGAGGTGCTGGACGTCCATCGTGTTGCCGTCGTCGAGGCTGCGGAATCGCTCGCCCGAGAGGACACTTCGGTTGCGCGCCTGATCGAGGAAGCGGCGCAACGAATCCGGGCGTGCGGGGACCAGATCGGATCGGGTGGAGATCCGTCCGAGCCGATCCTGGACGGGGCGGCCCGGCTGGGGCATGGGGACGGTTCCGTGCTGGCGACAGCGGCCAGGGCCGGAGACGGTGCGGCACTCGACCGGATCGCGAGCCAACTGCCGGTGCAGGGACTGACCTCGACGGAACTCGAAACACTGGCGTCCGGCGGCCGGGTCGACACGCTGCCGCAGTCGGTGCGCGACTACTACACCGAGCTGTATCGGGCGGCCGGAAAGGACGGGATCCTGGCGCTCGGCGATCATCTGCGCATGCAGGAGGCGGGCGGCGATCCGGGTGCCGGTCCGGCCCTGAATTCGCTGGCCAACGGGCTGATGGTGGTATCGAACGAGAACGTCGGCAGTGGCGTCGACGAGAACGGGGCCCTGCGCTCCCCCGGCTCGTACGACCAGCTGCCGGCGGATCTGCGGGAGCTGATCTCGACCCGCACCCACGGCGCCGACGCCAATGCGATCCACTATCCCAGGGATGTCGGGGCGCTCGCCGACGAATACCGCTTCCACGAGGACAGCCGCCGACTCGGGGCCCTGTTGAAAGAGGCGGAACCCGGCTATGTGCCGGGCACCGAACTGGCGCGAGAGCTGACCCGGCAGGCGTCGAACCTTGCCGAGGGAACCGCGCTTTCGGGCACGGCACCGGAGTTGGTGGAGCAGCCGATGCGGGACTATCTCGAGGTGTCGGAACGCAACCCCGAGGCGATCACCCAACTACTGACCGGGGAAGGCTCGGAACAGGTACCGCTCGATTCCGGCTACAACGCCGCGGACACGATGACGCCGCTGCTGCACTTCGACTGGAACGACGACCGCGGCGCCCCCGACCTGTTCGGCTGGATCGGCGAGAACGCAGTGCCCGGACCGGACGTGAGCGTCGAACAGTCCGAGCAGGCAGGACGGGCCGCGACCGGGCTGATCTCCCTGCTCACCGGCGACGCAACCGGAGGGTTCGAGTCGATGATGAACCTGCCCGGCCAGGACGGGCGGTCACTCGGCGAGGTCAATCCGGCACTGACCCAGCAGATCGCGCAGTCCGTCACCCCGTACCTCGGGAACATCGCCGACGGGCCCGAAACGCGCACCCACGGGTTCGACCGCGAAGCAGCAGTCGGCGAAGGCGGAGACATCCGGTCGATCCGGTTGGCCACACTGATGAACACCGACACGACCGCGTCCGCACTGTTCAACGGCGCCATCATCGAACGCACCAACGACTACGCCGGACGCTTCGGCGAACTCCACGGCGAATCCACCGTCATCCGCTACCAACTCGGAGAAGCCAGCGGACGCCTCCTCGGCTACATGGACCAAGGACTACGCGCCGAAGCCTACGACCGCGGCCTCGACGACACCGCCGCAGCCGAACAAGCCGCCGGCAGAACGAAACTCGCCATCGACGTCGCCACCAAAACCATCGTCGGGCTCGGCGGACCAGCGACCATCCCCCTCGACGTGGCGTCGTCGGTGGTGCAGGCGGGGATGGAGACGGAGAAGCTGATAATTCCGGAGGAAGCTACCCGGATCAATGCAGGCGACCTGGCGACACAACGGGCCTACCGGATGCTCGAAGCCGTTGCGGCAAAGGACCCGAGCATGCTCGACGGCACGGACGGTAGATCGGCCATCCCCGAAATCCTACGCAACGATCAAGGGATACGACCGCTCGCCGATATCATGGCCGATCCCGAGAACCAGAGGATCACAACGACCCTACGAACGTCCGTGGAAGAGTTCCTTCACCGCCGCGGGCTCGAGATCCAGCGGTTCGACCTGCCGCTCAACTCTGCTCGAGACAACCAATCGGACTACATCACGGACGAGGCGTCCTACCGAAGCCGCATTCTGAAAGGTCCTACACAGTGA
- a CDS encoding AAA family ATPase, producing the protein MYRHALVIGKFYPPHRGHHHLVRSAARIADHVTVVVMASAAETIPLDDRVTWMRQTHASDAAVTVTGIVCDAPMDLESETVWAAQVACMRAAVRQVDETPIDAVVSSEKYGDELARRFGATHVCIDAGRVAHPISGTACRADLAGRWDQLGEYTRAGLAARIVVLGAESTGTTTVSRALAQRYRSRGGGWARTGWVPEYGRQATVDKLDALRAVRPDATMDDLVWTGDDFAHIAAEQSRTEERAARTGSPVLICDTDAFATTVWERRYLGTDSRRAQEGLTERRALYLLTDHVGVPFVQDGIRDGEHVRAEMTRWFEDALTATRRSWVLLTGPLPERVALAERVVDLALAQRSSFGVPL; encoded by the coding sequence ATGTACCGGCACGCGCTGGTGATCGGCAAGTTCTATCCGCCGCACCGCGGACACCACCACCTGGTCCGGTCGGCCGCCCGGATCGCCGACCACGTGACCGTCGTGGTGATGGCGTCGGCCGCGGAGACGATTCCCCTCGACGACCGGGTGACATGGATGCGGCAGACCCACGCCTCCGATGCTGCGGTGACGGTGACCGGAATCGTCTGCGACGCACCGATGGATCTCGAATCGGAGACGGTGTGGGCGGCGCAGGTCGCCTGCATGCGGGCCGCCGTCCGGCAGGTCGACGAGACCCCGATCGACGCAGTGGTCTCCAGCGAGAAGTACGGCGACGAACTGGCCCGCAGGTTCGGGGCCACTCATGTCTGCATCGACGCCGGCCGGGTTGCGCACCCGATCTCGGGGACCGCGTGCCGCGCCGATCTTGCCGGACGCTGGGATCAGTTGGGGGAGTACACCCGTGCCGGGCTGGCGGCCCGCATCGTGGTGCTCGGCGCCGAGTCGACCGGAACGACGACGGTCAGTCGCGCACTGGCACAACGGTATCGGAGCCGGGGTGGGGGGTGGGCGCGGACCGGGTGGGTGCCCGAGTACGGGCGGCAGGCCACCGTCGACAAACTCGACGCCCTGCGGGCCGTCCGTCCGGACGCCACGATGGACGACCTGGTGTGGACCGGCGACGACTTCGCGCACATCGCCGCCGAACAGTCGCGGACGGAGGAGCGGGCGGCCCGCACCGGCTCACCGGTCCTGATCTGCGACACCGACGCCTTCGCCACCACGGTCTGGGAGCGCCGCTACCTCGGAACCGACAGCCGACGGGCCCAGGAAGGACTGACCGAGCGCAGGGCGCTCTATCTGCTCACCGACCACGTCGGCGTCCCGTTCGTGCAGGACGGTATCCGCGACGGCGAGCACGTGCGCGCCGAGATGACCCGCTGGTTCGAGGACGCCCTGACAGCGACAAGGCGGTCGTGGGTGCTGCTCACCGGCCCGCTGCCCGAGCGGGTGGCGCTCGCGGAGCGGGTCGTCGACCTCGCTCTGGCGCAGCGCTCGTCGTTCGGGGTGCCACTGTAG